A window of the Sporohalobacter salinus genome harbors these coding sequences:
- the rbsD gene encoding D-ribose pyranase → MKKQGILNNDLSKLIAEMGHTDKLVICDAGLPIPSEANRIDLALTEGVPKFIEALAAILDDLVVERAIIAEEMEQESPELFTATMELLGEIPVDKYTHEEFKKLSKQAKGIVRSGEVTPFANIILISGVDF, encoded by the coding sequence GTGAAAAAACAGGGTATTCTTAATAATGATTTATCAAAATTAATTGCTGAGATGGGGCATACTGATAAATTAGTAATTTGTGATGCTGGGTTACCTATTCCATCAGAAGCTAATAGAATTGATTTGGCTTTAACTGAAGGAGTTCCTAAATTTATTGAAGCTTTGGCAGCTATTCTGGATGATTTAGTAGTTGAGCGAGCTATTATAGCTGAAGAAATGGAGCAAGAAAGCCCAGAACTTTTTACCGCTACTATGGAGCTTTTAGGAGAGATTCCAGTAGATAAGTATACCCATGAAGAATTTAAAAAGTTAAGCAAACAGGCCAAGGGGATAGTCCGTAGTGGAGAAGTAACTCCTTTTGCTAATATTATTTTAATATCTGGAGTGGATTTTTAA
- a CDS encoding sugar ABC transporter ATP-binding protein gives MVENESFLEMKEITKNFPGVKALDNVNFNLHRGEVHALLGENGAGKSTLMKVLNGIYSKDSGTIYLEGEKVNFGTPKEAQEAGLAIIHQELELIPNLTVAENIFLGREPVGSLLIDSQKLVRQTEEVMEKLGVNINSKSKVKELNIGNQQMVEIAKALSQNANILVMDEPTSSLTPQEIEILFSLIERLKKQGIAIIYISHRLEEIFKICDRVTVLRDGELVGTTKVDTTDRDELINMMVGRELENRFPKIKCNRSDKILEIKNLTVPGKIENVSFDLYRGEVLGVAGLMGAGRTELGKSIYGVFSSQTGELHFKGKKTTISSPKEAIQSGIYYLSEDRKDEGLVLSLSVKENISLSILRRLQNFCFINKEEEDRIAANYIDELRIKTPNAKQQVKNLSGGNQQKVAISKLLTTKPEVVILDEPTRGIDVGAKREVYNLIDQLIQQNVAVILISSELPEILNLSHRILVMYEHSVAGSLDIKQASQEKIMHLATGGRRN, from the coding sequence ATGGTTGAAAATGAATCATTTTTAGAAATGAAAGAAATTACAAAAAACTTTCCTGGAGTGAAAGCTTTAGATAATGTCAATTTTAATCTTCACCGCGGAGAAGTACATGCGCTATTAGGAGAGAATGGAGCCGGAAAATCTACTTTGATGAAGGTCTTAAATGGGATTTATAGTAAGGATAGTGGAACAATTTATTTGGAAGGAGAAAAAGTTAACTTTGGAACTCCTAAAGAAGCTCAGGAAGCAGGGCTTGCTATTATTCACCAAGAATTGGAGTTGATTCCTAATTTAACAGTAGCTGAGAACATATTTCTAGGGCGGGAACCAGTAGGAAGCCTGCTTATTGATTCCCAAAAGTTAGTTAGACAGACTGAAGAGGTAATGGAAAAGTTAGGGGTTAATATTAATTCTAAAAGTAAAGTGAAGGAACTTAATATTGGTAATCAGCAGATGGTTGAAATAGCTAAAGCTTTGTCGCAGAATGCTAATATTTTAGTAATGGATGAACCAACTTCTTCGTTAACACCACAGGAGATAGAAATTTTGTTTTCATTAATTGAACGTCTAAAGAAACAAGGGATTGCTATTATTTATATTTCTCATAGGCTAGAAGAGATTTTCAAAATTTGTGATCGAGTAACAGTATTAAGAGATGGTGAGCTAGTAGGGACTACGAAAGTTGATACTACAGATAGAGATGAATTAATTAATATGATGGTAGGACGAGAGCTTGAAAATAGATTTCCAAAAATCAAATGTAATAGAAGTGATAAAATTTTAGAAATTAAAAATTTAACAGTTCCAGGTAAAATAGAGAACGTTTCTTTTGATCTGTATCGAGGTGAAGTTTTAGGGGTTGCAGGTTTAATGGGAGCAGGGAGAACTGAGTTAGGTAAAAGTATTTACGGTGTTTTTTCTTCTCAGACAGGAGAACTTCATTTCAAAGGCAAGAAAACAACTATTTCTTCCCCAAAAGAAGCAATTCAATCAGGAATTTATTATCTTAGTGAAGACCGAAAAGATGAAGGATTAGTTTTAAGCCTTTCTGTTAAGGAAAATATATCACTATCAATTTTGCGGCGGTTACAAAATTTTTGTTTCATAAATAAAGAGGAAGAGGATAGGATAGCTGCTAATTATATTGATGAGTTACGAATTAAGACTCCAAATGCTAAACAGCAAGTAAAGAATTTAAGCGGTGGTAATCAGCAGAAGGTAGCTATCTCTAAATTATTGACTACTAAACCGGAAGTTGTAATTTTGGATGAACCGACTCGCGGAATTGATGTTGGAGCCAAACGTGAAGTCTATAATTTAATTGATCAATTAATACAACAGAATGTAGCAGTTATCTTAATTTCTTCCGAATTACCAGAAATTTTAAATTTAAGCCATAGGATTTTAGTGATGTATGAACATTCTGTAGCAGGTAGCTTAGATATTAAGCAGGCCAGTCAAGAGAAAATAATGCATTTAGCAACAGGAGGTAGAAGAAATTGA
- a CDS encoding ABC transporter permease: protein MDLISRFKSGIGLIVLVIGLSFASDYFLTVHNLINVARQISINAILAFGMTFVILTSGIDLSVGSMLALSSIITASLLTGGYPIFIAILAGLLVGTLLGLANGLMVAKAKMPAFIVTLGMMAIARGLTLDYSNGRPISGFDEGFRIIGAGHIGFIPIPVIVMILILLICYIILKKTPFGRYIYAIGGNENAAKLSGINTDVVKTSAYVISGFLAGVSGVILAARLNSAQPTAGTGYELNAIAAVVLGGTSLAGGRGNIIGTIIGALIIGILHNGLNLLDVSSFYQSVAKGAVILVAVFLDRRSKRN from the coding sequence ATAGATTTAATTAGTAGATTTAAATCTGGGATTGGATTAATAGTATTAGTAATTGGACTATCTTTTGCAAGTGATTATTTTTTAACAGTTCATAATTTAATTAATGTAGCACGGCAAATTTCAATTAATGCTATTTTAGCTTTTGGTATGACTTTTGTTATTCTTACTAGTGGTATTGATTTATCTGTTGGTTCTATGTTGGCTCTGTCATCAATAATTACTGCTAGTTTATTAACAGGAGGATATCCAATATTTATAGCAATTTTAGCTGGATTATTGGTTGGGACTTTGTTGGGATTAGCTAATGGATTAATGGTAGCTAAAGCTAAGATGCCAGCTTTTATTGTAACTTTAGGAATGATGGCTATTGCTCGTGGTTTAACATTAGATTATTCAAATGGAAGGCCTATTTCAGGATTTGATGAAGGATTTAGAATTATAGGGGCTGGACATATAGGATTTATTCCAATACCGGTAATAGTTATGATTTTAATTTTATTAATCTGTTATATTATCTTAAAAAAGACTCCTTTTGGTCGTTATATTTATGCTATAGGTGGCAATGAAAATGCTGCTAAATTATCTGGGATTAATACTGATGTAGTTAAGACTAGTGCTTATGTTATTAGTGGATTTTTAGCAGGAGTGAGTGGTGTGATATTAGCTGCTAGATTAAATTCAGCTCAGCCAACGGCTGGCACAGGTTATGAGTTAAATGCAATAGCCGCTGTAGTGTTAGGTGGGACAAGTCTAGCTGGGGGACGAGGAAATATTATTGGAACTATTATTGGAGCTTTGATTATTGGAATTTTACATAATGGTTTAAATCTTTTAGATGTATCTTCTTTTTATCAATCAGTAGCTAAGGGGGCAGTAATTTTAGTTGCGGTCTTTTTAGATCGCAGAAGCAAAAGAAATTGA
- the rbsB gene encoding ribose ABC transporter substrate-binding protein RbsB: MRNKLIAIALILVVAVGVLGCQNNTKQSKEKEGLKIGLAVSTQNNPFFVDLKNGAEKKAKKLGIELLTVDAQDDAAKQQNSIEDLIMKEVDVLIINPVDGDAVVSAIESANEADIPVITVDRGANGGEVVSHIASDNVEGGKMAADFIAKKLNEKGKVVELEGIPGTSAARDRGKGFNKGIKEYGDIEVIANQPADFNRAKGMTVMENILQSESNIDAVFAHNDSMALGAIEAIKAADRSDEITVVGFDAIDDAVKSVKEGKLAATIAQKPGLMGEMAVETAKKVANDKKVKDYTPVPLKLITE; the protein is encoded by the coding sequence TTGAGAAATAAGTTAATAGCTATAGCGTTAATTTTGGTAGTAGCAGTTGGGGTGTTAGGATGTCAGAATAATACTAAGCAAAGTAAAGAAAAAGAAGGCTTAAAAATTGGTTTAGCTGTATCTACTCAGAATAATCCATTTTTCGTTGATTTAAAGAATGGTGCTGAAAAGAAAGCAAAGAAGTTAGGGATTGAATTATTAACAGTGGATGCACAGGATGATGCTGCTAAACAACAAAATAGTATTGAAGATTTAATTATGAAAGAAGTTGATGTATTAATTATAAATCCAGTAGATGGAGATGCAGTTGTTTCAGCTATTGAATCAGCTAATGAAGCAGATATTCCAGTGATTACTGTTGATAGAGGAGCTAATGGTGGCGAAGTTGTATCACATATTGCTTCCGATAATGTAGAAGGAGGTAAGATGGCTGCTGACTTCATTGCCAAGAAGTTAAATGAGAAAGGTAAAGTAGTAGAACTGGAAGGGATTCCAGGGACATCTGCTGCTAGAGATAGAGGTAAAGGATTTAATAAAGGTATTAAAGAGTATGGAGATATTGAGGTAATTGCTAATCAGCCGGCTGATTTTAATCGAGCTAAAGGTATGACAGTTATGGAAAACATTTTACAATCTGAGTCTAATATTGATGCTGTTTTTGCCCATAATGATTCTATGGCTTTAGGAGCTATTGAAGCTATTAAAGCAGCTGATAGATCAGATGAAATTACTGTAGTTGGTTTTGATGCTATTGATGATGCAGTAAAATCAGTTAAAGAAGGCAAATTGGCAGCAACTATTGCTCAAAAACCTGGATTAATGGGAGAGATGGCTGTAGAAACGGCTAAAAAAGTAGCTAATGACAAAAAAGTTAAAGATTATACACCAGTTCCATTAAAATTAATTACTGAATAA
- a CDS encoding FmdB family zinc ribbon protein — protein sequence MPIYEFRCKDCGYEFEALCGSNNERPDCCPECKAQELKKLLSTFSAKGPTISSGDGSCSDCSSTSCDTCS from the coding sequence ATGCCTATTTATGAATTTAGGTGTAAGGATTGTGGTTATGAGTTTGAAGCATTATGTGGTTCAAATAATGAAAGGCCTGATTGCTGTCCTGAATGTAAAGCACAAGAGTTAAAAAAGCTTCTTTCGACTTTTAGTGCTAAAGGTCCTACTATTAGCAGTGGAGATGGTAGCTGTAGTGATTGCAGTTCTACAAGCTGTGATACTTGTAGTTAA
- a CDS encoding ParA family protein has product MGQVLVIANQKGGVGKTTTALNLGAVLTELGKDILLVDLDPQGGLTFHCGHEPDELKLTIYNALQNEDMTNEIILETNFGPDLIPANVDLAVSEMELMNTVARERRLTAILNPIRNNYDLIIIDGQPSLGLLTLNAMTAANQVIIPISCEYLALRGVDGLMKMIKKVQGQLNSNLKVNGVLPTMFDRRTNHTEWALKQIRDRFEPKIKVYNHIIYRSIRFAEAAEAQEPIIHYAKNIPGADGYRNLARELIKNNEI; this is encoded by the coding sequence ATGGGACAAGTACTTGTAATTGCTAATCAAAAGGGAGGCGTTGGAAAGACTACCACCGCTCTTAATTTAGGGGCAGTTCTAACTGAATTAGGTAAAGATATATTATTGGTTGATCTGGATCCTCAAGGAGGATTAACTTTCCACTGTGGTCATGAACCGGATGAATTAAAATTAACTATCTATAATGCCTTACAAAATGAAGATATGACTAATGAAATTATCCTTGAAACTAATTTTGGTCCTGATCTTATCCCTGCTAATGTTGATCTTGCTGTCAGTGAAATGGAACTTATGAATACAGTAGCCAGAGAAAGAAGACTTACTGCTATTTTAAATCCGATCAGAAATAACTATGACCTAATAATCATTGATGGTCAACCTTCTTTAGGTCTTTTAACCCTTAATGCTATGACAGCAGCTAATCAAGTCATTATTCCCATTTCTTGTGAATATTTAGCTTTACGTGGAGTAGATGGATTAATGAAAATGATTAAAAAAGTTCAAGGACAATTAAATAGCAATCTAAAAGTCAATGGAGTTTTACCGACTATGTTTGATAGAAGAACAAATCATACTGAATGGGCTCTAAAGCAGATTCGAGACCGGTTCGAACCAAAAATTAAAGTCTATAACCATATTATCTACCGCAGTATTAGATTTGCTGAAGCAGCCGAAGCACAAGAACCAATAATCCACTATGCTAAAAATATTCCAGGTGCCGATGGTTATCGTAATCTAGCTCGAGAATTAATTAAAAATAATGAAATTTAA
- a CDS encoding PP2C family protein-serine/threonine phosphatase has translation MKLNSLISNDFAVDGLDNAIIIIGYKSNEIEYLNQEFITVFDYSSKDEIMKKKIGELEFNELKKLHAFLKEKNKESVGPVKVNYQRENAETLFLKIKAWQIELNNKDYIIYSIKKSNNSYQECYLENNDKSLNQDCEFNEVIQDLNDSSDIIGNRKKLDNFLLKLLRSALMFIECDKGIVFLKDFFNDQGYMKEEIGVKLDEEVYRRLLIIFDSVLFGTRMIKKKIMDVLEDSINFEDRDISFELINDYDGTPLGLILFLQKEDREYNLTKSLLKVLGVTYLNFEVQRVKNLQREQKNQLINQEVNIAAHIQTSFIPKKTPRYNNLEVALYSQPSKLVGGDYLGFHEEEDKFDLLISDVMGKGIPAAIVVATIHSAFNILSDFDKNSAQILSSLNSNLYHDLKNQSAFVSMFHAIFDFKEEKLRYSNAAHNPPLLWSPKRQEFSLLSKKGILCGVESEYEYSLHEVKLEKGDIIIFYTDGLTDLRNVKGDRFKLERVKELIKNNSLSSAEDLKDRLIQEISLFIKEQPQPDDISFVITKFLKE, from the coding sequence TTGAAATTAAATTCTCTTATTTCTAATGATTTTGCCGTGGATGGTCTTGATAATGCAATTATAATTATTGGCTATAAGTCAAATGAGATTGAATATTTAAATCAAGAGTTTATTACAGTGTTTGATTATAGTAGTAAAGATGAAATAATGAAGAAAAAGATTGGAGAATTAGAGTTTAATGAGTTAAAAAAGCTTCATGCTTTTTTAAAGGAGAAAAATAAAGAATCAGTTGGGCCGGTAAAGGTTAATTATCAGAGGGAAAATGCAGAAACACTCTTTTTGAAAATAAAAGCTTGGCAAATAGAATTAAATAATAAAGATTATATTATTTATAGTATTAAAAAATCGAATAATTCCTATCAGGAATGTTATTTAGAAAATAATGACAAATCACTTAATCAAGATTGTGAATTTAATGAAGTAATACAAGATTTAAATGATAGTTCTGATATCATAGGAAATAGAAAAAAACTAGATAATTTTTTATTGAAATTACTTCGATCTGCTTTAATGTTTATTGAGTGTGATAAAGGGATTGTTTTTTTAAAAGACTTTTTTAATGACCAAGGTTATATGAAAGAAGAAATTGGGGTTAAATTAGATGAAGAAGTGTATCGTAGGTTATTAATTATTTTTGATAGTGTTTTATTTGGAACGAGAATGATTAAGAAAAAAATCATGGATGTTTTAGAAGATAGTATTAATTTTGAAGATAGGGATATATCATTTGAGTTAATTAATGATTATGATGGAACTCCATTAGGATTAATTTTATTTTTACAAAAAGAAGATCGTGAGTATAATCTAACGAAAAGTTTACTTAAGGTATTAGGAGTTACTTATTTGAATTTTGAAGTACAAAGAGTTAAAAACTTACAAAGGGAGCAGAAAAATCAGTTAATTAATCAAGAAGTTAATATAGCAGCTCATATTCAGACCTCGTTTATTCCTAAAAAGACTCCTCGATATAATAATTTAGAAGTAGCTCTTTATTCTCAGCCATCTAAATTAGTAGGTGGAGATTATTTAGGATTTCATGAAGAGGAGGATAAATTTGATTTATTAATTTCAGATGTAATGGGTAAAGGTATTCCAGCAGCAATAGTAGTGGCTACAATTCATAGTGCTTTTAATATCTTAAGTGATTTTGATAAGAATTCTGCTCAAATATTAAGTAGTTTAAATAGTAATTTATATCATGATTTAAAAAATCAGTCTGCTTTTGTATCAATGTTTCATGCTATTTTTGATTTTAAAGAAGAAAAATTAAGATATAGTAATGCAGCTCATAATCCACCTCTTTTATGGTCTCCTAAGCGACAAGAATTTAGTTTGTTGTCTAAAAAAGGAATTCTGTGTGGGGTTGAATCTGAATATGAATATTCATTACACGAAGTCAAATTAGAAAAAGGAGATATAATAATCTTTTATACTGATGGGTTAACTGATTTAAGGAATGTTAAAGGAGATAGATTTAAATTAGAAAGAGTTAAAGAATTGATTAAAAATAATTCTTTATCATCTGCTGAAGATTTAAAAGATAGGTTAATTCAGGAAATAAGTTTATTTATTAAAGAACAGCCTCAACCAGATGATATAAGTTTTGTAATAACAAAATTCTTAAAAGAATAA
- a CDS encoding ATP-binding protein → MDCKQCREEGLERNCVECKELISGKLLAKRPKNNFKVELEKINGNKTYMGTVELISPVGLVLKTDNISAGKYKAKLLNDLEIIISTIKDKGKNGYHSFDIISVIRGEEESKKLNKENFEILIRSSNDIINKLTEDLPQTTKNIVRNKLKNDIEKSKLLDAFEVGEVLKYKKGNIKRLSTSNGILLSDNYLKKFVNESIRDRSYRREKTIDEEGERVYDLHAIPMDYKSGGIIAVDVTEIIFMEKEQRQKELEIYRDIIEIVTGGKLKLINSRELKSEMNKGCEVSSQKLEKKEDVKKVREKVKKVLKDFSLDSKENTHIILAISEAVTNALKHGGGGGFALSLINEKILRAIIFDQGPGIDFSKLPKVTLMDKFSDYSGFSLGNGFTIMSKFMDTIFLKTDKNGTTLILEKELRR, encoded by the coding sequence ATGGATTGTAAGCAATGTAGAGAAGAAGGCTTGGAAAGAAATTGTGTTGAATGCAAAGAGTTAATCAGTGGAAAGCTTTTAGCTAAAAGACCTAAGAATAATTTTAAAGTAGAATTAGAGAAAATTAATGGGAATAAAACTTACATGGGTACAGTAGAATTGATTAGCCCAGTTGGATTAGTATTAAAGACTGATAACATTTCTGCTGGTAAATATAAAGCAAAATTATTGAACGATTTAGAAATAATAATTTCTACTATTAAAGACAAAGGAAAAAATGGTTATCATTCTTTTGATATTATTTCAGTAATAAGAGGAGAAGAAGAAAGTAAAAAGTTAAATAAAGAAAATTTTGAAATTTTAATTCGATCTTCGAATGATATAATAAACAAACTAACTGAGGATTTACCGCAAACCACTAAAAACATTGTTCGGAATAAGTTAAAAAATGATATTGAAAAGTCTAAGCTTTTGGATGCTTTTGAAGTAGGAGAAGTTTTGAAGTATAAGAAAGGAAATATAAAACGTTTATCAACTAGTAATGGAATTTTGTTATCTGATAATTATTTAAAAAAGTTTGTAAATGAGTCTATTCGAGATAGAAGTTATAGACGTGAAAAAACTATAGATGAAGAGGGAGAAAGAGTTTATGATCTACATGCTATCCCGATGGATTATAAATCTGGAGGAATAATTGCTGTAGATGTAACTGAGATAATATTTATGGAAAAAGAGCAAAGACAAAAAGAACTAGAGATATACCGAGACATAATAGAAATAGTAACAGGAGGTAAATTAAAGCTAATTAATTCTCGAGAATTAAAATCTGAGATGAACAAAGGATGTGAAGTTAGTAGTCAAAAGTTAGAAAAGAAAGAGGATGTAAAGAAAGTACGAGAAAAAGTAAAAAAAGTTTTAAAAGATTTTTCTTTAGATTCTAAAGAAAATACTCATATTATTTTAGCAATCTCTGAAGCTGTAACTAATGCTCTGAAACATGGGGGTGGGGGAGGATTTGCATTAAGTTTAATAAATGAAAAAATATTAAGAGCAATTATTTTTGATCAAGGTCCAGGAATTGATTTTAGCAAATTGCCAAAGGTAACTTTAATGGATAAATTTTCTGATTATTCTGGCTTTTCTTTAGGAAATGGATTTACAATAATGTCAAAATTTATGGATACTATATTTTTAAAAACTGACAAAAATGGAACGACTTTAATTTTAGAAAAGGAATTGAGGAGGTGA
- a CDS encoding FapA family protein gives MSNKQVVIKDENVSTAIEEGLKILEATEDEVEIEIIEKGKSGFLGVGSRLAKVQLTLNEEKKDFKNEEESSTNKKSKIKVESDSEVKDKEEIVTIEDNNIMLNKKIKDKYPIIKGDQRVNLYLNSELIEESIIISEDDNVKVQTVDKKPISEIDVRVTEDKLKAFLKVNYEVGAQFSPKIMPPSGDNEILITTEKKKEIEPKKFSLDDLHRKLDELDIVYGIQKEALRMALENPGEEFLVAQGDEPKEGIDAKIEYLFEENGKSEIPEDADRIDYFSLDQVTSVEQGEVIAKKHPLKVGKAGMDVYGNEIEVEAPQDIQWKYKDGVQIIGDKAVATRAGRPIVKGEVLFVIPTYIVNGDVDASEGNIDFDGDVVIKKNINENFSVKAGGKIVVYENVNQAYLEAAGVIDVKGNIIGSEIVTGKLAVYYENATRYLSKVAKRIGELKKAIAQLKNHKSFKTKDLEERGDKQIIQLLLDTKYKMITELLVKFYELSEEINQEEVVDELVVLLNELKEKINKYGACKINNIEELSTLKEEIEDVCSLLNRYSFEDADIKTSYVQNSELKANGSILIKGQGGYNSNLDAGKKVIISGRKGVFRGGKIRAHDKVFVKELGSPGVSKVEVYVSEEARIISDKVYVNVLINIGGRKHRFQKVWVDMSACLDDKGIISIT, from the coding sequence ATGAGCAATAAACAAGTTGTTATTAAAGATGAAAATGTATCAACTGCTATTGAGGAAGGACTTAAGATATTAGAAGCTACTGAAGATGAGGTAGAGATAGAGATTATAGAAAAAGGGAAAAGTGGCTTTTTGGGAGTGGGTAGTAGGTTAGCTAAAGTACAGTTGACTTTAAACGAAGAAAAAAAAGATTTTAAAAATGAAGAAGAGAGTAGTACAAATAAAAAGAGTAAGATTAAAGTAGAGTCCGACAGTGAGGTAAAGGATAAAGAAGAAATAGTAACTATTGAAGATAATAATATTATGTTGAACAAAAAAATCAAAGATAAATATCCTATAATTAAAGGAGACCAAAGAGTTAATTTATATTTAAATAGTGAATTGATTGAAGAATCAATTATTATTTCTGAAGATGATAATGTTAAGGTGCAGACAGTGGATAAAAAACCAATTTCTGAGATCGATGTTAGAGTAACTGAAGATAAATTGAAAGCTTTTTTAAAAGTTAATTATGAGGTTGGAGCACAATTTAGTCCTAAAATTATGCCTCCATCAGGTGATAATGAAATATTAATTACTACAGAAAAGAAAAAAGAAATTGAACCTAAAAAATTTAGTTTAGATGATCTACATAGAAAATTAGATGAATTGGATATTGTTTATGGAATACAGAAAGAGGCTTTAAGAATGGCTTTAGAAAATCCTGGAGAAGAGTTTTTGGTAGCTCAAGGGGATGAACCTAAAGAGGGGATTGATGCTAAAATAGAATATCTTTTTGAAGAAAATGGAAAAAGTGAGATACCTGAAGATGCTGATAGAATAGACTATTTTTCTTTAGATCAAGTAACTTCGGTTGAGCAAGGAGAGGTTATAGCTAAAAAACATCCATTAAAAGTTGGAAAAGCCGGAATGGATGTTTATGGAAATGAGATTGAAGTAGAAGCTCCCCAAGATATTCAATGGAAGTATAAAGATGGTGTTCAAATAATAGGTGATAAAGCAGTTGCTACTCGAGCTGGAAGACCTATAGTTAAAGGGGAAGTTTTATTTGTAATTCCAACTTATATTGTAAATGGAGATGTAGATGCTTCAGAAGGAAATATTGATTTTGATGGTGATGTAGTTATTAAAAAGAATATAAATGAAAATTTTTCTGTTAAAGCTGGAGGAAAAATAGTAGTTTATGAAAATGTAAACCAAGCTTATTTAGAAGCGGCTGGTGTAATAGATGTTAAAGGAAATATTATTGGTAGTGAAATAGTAACAGGAAAATTGGCAGTTTATTATGAGAATGCTACTCGCTATTTAAGTAAAGTAGCAAAAAGAATTGGAGAGTTAAAAAAAGCAATTGCGCAATTAAAGAATCATAAATCTTTTAAAACTAAAGATTTAGAGGAACGAGGAGATAAGCAAATTATTCAGTTATTATTAGATACAAAATATAAAATGATTACTGAATTATTAGTTAAATTTTATGAATTAAGTGAGGAAATTAATCAGGAAGAAGTAGTAGATGAATTAGTGGTTTTATTAAATGAATTAAAAGAAAAAATTAATAAATATGGTGCATGTAAAATTAATAATATAGAGGAGTTATCTACTTTAAAAGAAGAAATAGAAGATGTTTGTAGTTTGCTTAACAGATATAGTTTTGAAGATGCTGATATTAAAACTAGTTATGTTCAAAATAGTGAGTTAAAAGCTAATGGTAGTATTTTAATAAAAGGGCAAGGGGGATATAATTCTAATTTAGATGCAGGAAAGAAAGTAATTATTAGTGGAAGAAAAGGTGTATTTAGAGGGGGCAAAATACGAGCTCATGATAAAGTTTTTGTTAAGGAGTTAGGTAGTCCAGGTGTAAGTAAAGTTGAAGTTTATGTTTCCGAAGAAGCTAGAATTATCTCTGATAAAGTTTATGTTAATGTGTTAATTAATATTGGAGGTCGTAAACATAGATTTCAAAAAGTTTGGGTTGATATGTCAGCTTGTCTTGATGATAAAGGTATTATTTCGATAACTTAA
- a CDS encoding anti-sigma factor antagonist, giving the protein MKIEVEYQDDIAVLKLDGELDIATVDFFIDKILEVKKEYENIIFDFSKVEFVDSTGVGSIIKLLQDNNELNYAITNLQPDVKEIFQILNLKEILGEEIFISSNQKAIDFLI; this is encoded by the coding sequence GTGAAAATTGAGGTTGAGTATCAAGATGATATTGCAGTTTTAAAGTTGGATGGAGAATTAGACATTGCAACTGTAGATTTTTTTATAGATAAGATATTAGAGGTTAAAAAAGAGTATGAGAATATTATATTTGATTTTTCTAAAGTTGAATTTGTTGATTCAACTGGCGTAGGAAGTATTATTAAATTATTACAGGATAATAATGAATTAAATTATGCTATTACTAATTTGCAGCCTGATGTGAAAGAGATTTTTCAAATTTTAAATTTAAAGGAGATTTTAGGAGAAGAAATTTTTATTAGTTCTAATCAAAAAGCAATTGATTTTTTGATATAA